The following proteins come from a genomic window of Larimichthys crocea isolate SSNF chromosome III, L_crocea_2.0, whole genome shotgun sequence:
- the cyp1d1 gene encoding cytochrome P450 1D1, with the protein MCLPAMMRLTFGTLHIKENPCASLSSITVALCLLTLILMALRNRKSHHQHHHQQHSHLDHTKYPPPPGPTPWPLVGNLLQMGDQIHLSLTRLRLRYGDVFTMHLGSLTVVVLSGYTTIRQALVRQGEAFAGRPDLFTFSAVANGTSMTFSEKYGPAWMLHKKLCKNALRSFSQAEPRGSGATCLLEEHVCAEAAEMVEVIQEQAAAEGDMTGVDPVTPLATSVANVVCALCFGKRYDYNDKEFLTIVHINNEVLRIFAAGNLADFFPVFRYFPSPSLRKMVQHIHRMNRFMERSIEEHINTFDKNCIRDITDALISLCEDREDNKDMSMLSNSQIIHSVIDIFGAGFDTIIAGLQWSLLYLIKFPDIQDRIHQEIGEHIGTDRLPRFSDKPKMPFTEAFIYEVFRHASYVPFTIPHCTTRNVTLNGYFIPKDTCVFINQYQVNHDVDLWGDPDSFRPQRFLASSGLLNKELTEKVLLFGMGKRRCLGDGFARLEMFVFLTTLLHRLRIENVPGQELDLSTDFGLTMKPRPYRITFSPRF; encoded by the exons ATG TGTTTACCTGCCATGATGAGACTCACGTTTGGGACTCTGCACATCAAGGAGAACCCTTGTGCCTCTTTGTCTAGCATCACAGTTGCTCTCTGTCTTCTCACCCTGATCCTGATGGCCCTCAGGAACCGAAAGagccaccaccaacaccaccaccagcagcactcCCATTTGGACCACACAAAATACCCCCCTCCTCCTGGCCCCACGCCGTGGCCCCTTGTCGGCAATCTGCTCCAGATGGGGGACCAGATTCACCTTTCTCTAACCCGCTTGAGGCTCCGTTATGGCGATGTTTTCACg ATGCATCTCGGCTCTTTGACTGTCGTCGTCCTGAGTGGATACACCACCATCAGACAGGCGCTGGTTCGGCAGGGAGAAGCTTTTGCTGGCAGACCTGACCTATTCACCTTTTCTGCTGTAGCCAACGGGACCAGTATGACCTTTAGTGAGAAGTATGGACCGGCCTGGATGCTCCATAAGAAGCTGTGTAAGAACGCCCTCAGGTCTTTCTCCCAGGCTGAGCCCAGAGGATCTGGTGCCACCTGCCTCCTGGAGGAGCATGTCTGCGCTGAGGCGGCGGAGATGGTGGAGGTGATTCAGGAacaggctgctgctgaaggagacATGACAGGTGTAGATCCGGTGACGCCCCTGGCGACCTCGGTGGCAAATGTTGTGTGCGCCCTCTGCTTTGGGAAAAGATACGACTACAATGACAAGGAGTTCCTCACTATTGTTCACATCAACAACGAGGTCCTGCGGATCTTTGCAGCAGGGAACCTGGCTGATTTCTTCCCTGTGTTCCGCTACTTTCCGAGTCCATCTCTGAGGAAGATGGTCCAGCACATCCACAGGATGAACAGATTCATGGAGCGGAGCATTGAGGAACACATCAACACCTTTGATAAG aACTGTATCCGGGACATTACCGACGCTCTGATTTCACTTTGTGAGGACAGAGAAGACAATAAGGACATGTCTATGCTCTCCAACTCTCAGATCATTCACAGTGTCATTGACATCTTTGGAGCAG GATTTGACACCATCATTGCTGGTTTACAGTGGAGCCTGTTGTACCTCATTAAGTTTCCTGACATCCAGGACAGAATACACCAGGAGATAG gtgAACACATTGGCACAGACAGACTGCCGAGGTTTTCGGATAAGCCCAAGATGCCTTTCACAGAGGCGTTCATATATGAAGTGTTTCGTCATGCTTCATATGTCCCTTTTACCATTCCTCACTG CACCACGAGAAACGTCACCCTGAATGGATACTTCATTCCCAAAGATACCTGTGTCTTCATTAACCAGTATCAAGTCAATCATGACGT CGATCTTTGGGGTGACCCGGATTCATTTCGCCCTCAGCGCTTCCTGGCTTCATCAGGACTCCTCAACAAGGAGCTGACGGAGAAGGTTCTCCTCTTCGGCATGGGGAAGAGACGATGTCTCGGTGACGGATTTGCCCGTttggagatgtttgtgtttctcaccACGCTGCTTCACAGGCTGCGGATTGAAAACGTTCCCGGGCAGGAGCTGGATCTCAGCACCGATTTTGGGCTGACTATGAAACCACGTCCGTACAGGATTACATTTTCCCCGAGGTTTTAG
- the kifl gene encoding putative LOC110439812 homolog: protein MEALQRRHLEMVQEMEENFQITARENQAWTVQRITSHYQNKMSTLRRILNIYQGKVEKKSVDCERRVAALTAQNEQLQEEQRAERRRSKEEALQWNREKSKMMELFSNRMDVLHTHQASTLQELQMAREEVGKVQEMLTVSLQEQEAAKESEISEKELLAQQLESDPTLEGAKARLAQLKERLYQREREITELLEEERTPVPPIALPYCTILLPTLIHKAHEICRAVPETRVLLKLIGEENQLALAEAREKLDHLHAEEDKESDEYESTLSLLQETVREYEATQLALRFIKTGESPEINESDAVTELEAVLGRGAVRTTEGVKLVGQQLLSLQDQLKQIKEEKNKIVENYTSERTMRKKYYNMVEDMKGKIRVFCRIRPVSRAEVAQGGAIVVEKTDEYSVTVETPRGQREFQFDKVFTAEASQDDLFLDASRLIQSAMDGYNVCIFAYGQTGSGKTFTMVGDKDQKNPGIMPRSFNAIFDIIQENRAKFEFKVSAYMLELYNDKLQDLFVSLPGEAHAQSQSQSHGQARRVEIKRNRKGVVFAQGAETKEASSAQELYALFQQACANRHISATKMNVESSRSHLLVGIMVESKNLTNGSVCKGKLSLVDLAGSERAAKTGAKDHQLKEANSINKSLSALGDVISALSAELPHVPYRNSKLTQVMQDSLGGNAKTLMIVNISPSECNLDETLTSLIYATRAKNITNNVQRNLESKEIAQLKEVIMKLRSGQTVEDEDI, encoded by the exons ATGGAAGCCCTGCAGAGGAGGCACCTGGAAATGGtgcaggagatggaggagaactTTCAGATCACGGCACGAGAGAATCAG GCGTGGACCGTGCAGAGGATCACATCTCACTACCAGAACAAGATGAGCACTCTGAGGAGAATCCTGAACATCTACCAGGGGAAGGTGGAGAAGAAGAGCGTTGACTGTGAGAGGAGAGTCGCG GCCCTGACCGCACAGAacgagcagctgcaggaggagcagcgagcggagaggaggaggagcaaagAGGAGGCCCTGCAGTGGAACAGAGAAAAG aGCAAAATGATGGAACTGTTCTCCAACAGGATGGATGTTCTGCACACCCACCAGGCGTCCA CCCTGCAGGAGCTGCAAATGGCCAGAGAGGAAGTGGGGAAGGTCCAAGAAATGTTGACCGTATCCTTACAGGAGCAGGAAGCCGCTAAGGAAAGCGAAATCTCTGAGAAAGAGCTTTTAGCACAACAACTG gagtCAGATCCGACACTAGAGGGGGCTAAAGCCCGTCTGGCGCAGCTGAAAGAGAGGCTGtatcagagggagagagagatcaccgagctgctggaggaagagaggacgCCGGTGCCTCCCATCGCTCTGCCTTACTGCACCATTCTGCTTCCCACATTGATACACAAG GCTCATGAAATCTGCAGGGCAGTGCCTGAAACCAGAGTTCTTCTGAAACTGATAGGCGAGGAGAACCAGCTCGCTCTGGCCGAAGCCAGAGAGAAACTGGACCATCTGCACGCCGAGGAAGACAAAGA GTCAGATGAATATGAGTCAACTTTGTCTTTACTACAAGAAACAGTGAGGGAATACGAGGCCACTCAGTTGGCTTTGCGCTTCATCAAAACTGGAGAAAGTCCTGAAATAAAtg AATCCGACGCAGTCACAGAACTCGAGGCCGTCTTGGGACGAGGGGCGGTCCGAACCACAGAGGGAGTGAAGCTCGTCGGGCAGCAGCTTCTCTCGCTGCAGGATCAG ctgaaacaaatcaaagaggagaaaaataaaatcgtCGAGAACTACACTTCAGAAAGAACAATGAGGAAGAAGTACTACAACATGGTGGAAGACATGAAAG GCAAAATCAGAGTGTTTTGTCGGATTCGACCGGTGAGTCGGGCGGAGGTTGCACAGGGTGGCGCCATCGTCGTGGAGAAAACAGATGAGTACTCGGTCACCGTGGAAACCCCTCGGGGGCAGAGGGAGTTCCAGTTTGACAAGGTGTTCACCGCCGAAGCCTCTCAGGACGACCTGTTTCTTGACGcgagcag GCTGATCCAGTCGGCTATGGATGGCTACAACGTCTGTATCTTTGCATACGGCCAGACAGGCTCGGGGAAGACCTTCACCATGGTTGGGGACAAGGACCAGAAGAACCCTGGGATCATGCCGAGATCTTTTAATGCCATATTTGATATCATACAGGAGAACAGAGCCAAATTCGAATTCAAG GTTTCAGCCTATATGCTGGAGCTGTACAACGACAAGCTGCAGGATCTCTTTGTGAGCCTGCCCGGTGAGGCCCATGCACAGTCCCAGTCCCAGTCCCATGGCCAGGCCAGGCGGGTCGAGATCAAGAGGAACAGAAAGGGAGTTGTGTTCGCACAAGGAGCAGAGACAAAGGAGGCCTCCAGTGCCCAGGAACTCTACGCTCTGTTCCAGCAGGCCTGCGCCAACCGACACATCTCTGCCACCA AGATGAACGTGGAGAGTTCCCGCTCCCATCTTCTTGTTGGCATCATGGTGGAGAGCAAGAATCTGACCAATGGGAGTGTGTGCAAAGGGAAGCTGAGCCTTGTGGACCTGGCAGGCAGTGAGAGAGCAGCCAAGACTGGAGCCAAGGACCACCAGCTTAAG GAGGCCAACTCCATTAACAAGTCTCTGAGTGCTCTGGGTGATGTGATCTCAGCCTTGTCTGCTGAGCTGCCCCATGTACCATACAGGAACAGCAAGCTGACGCAG GTGATGCAGGACTCCCTGGGCGGAAACGCCAAAACCCTGATGATCGTCAACATCTCTCCTTCAGAATGCAACCTCGATGAGACGCTCACATCCCTCAT TTATGCAACAAGAGCGAAGAACATAACCAACAATGTTCAGAGAAATTTGGAAAGCAAAGAGATCGCCCAGCTAAAAGAG GTGATCATGAAGCTGAGATCAGGACAAACAGTGGAAGACGAGGATATctga